A part of Gossypium hirsutum isolate 1008001.06 chromosome A07, Gossypium_hirsutum_v2.1, whole genome shotgun sequence genomic DNA contains:
- the LOC107926408 gene encoding transcription initiation factor TFIID subunit 13 isoform X1, with protein MINPSTGPSSKAKVQHMMYGFGDDPNPLPETVTLVEEIVVEYVTDLAHKAQDIGSKRGKLSVEDFLFLIRKDLPKLNRCTELLSMQEELKQARKAFEVDEDKLATLE; from the exons atgattaaccCATCAACAGGGCCCTCTTCGAAAGCAAAAG TTCAGCATATGATGTATGGTTTTGGAGATGATCCCAAT CCACTTCCCGAGACTGTGACCCTTGTCGAAGAAATTGTCGTGGAGTATGTAACAGATCTG GCACATAAAGCTCAAGATATCGGATCAAAGAGAGGAAAGTTATCGGTTGAGGATTTTCTGTTTCTAATTCGCAAG GACTTGCCGAAACTAAATCGGTGTACGGAATTGCTGTCAATGCAAGAGGAACTGAAGCAAGCAAGGAAGGCATTTGAGGTTGATGAAGACAAGCTAGCAACATTAGAGTAG
- the LOC107926408 gene encoding transcription initiation factor TFIID subunit 13 isoform X2, which yields MMYGFGDDPNPLPETVTLVEEIVVEYVTDLAHKAQDIGSKRGKLSVEDFLFLIRKDLPKLNRCTELLSMQEELKQARKAFEVDEDKLATLE from the exons ATGATGTATGGTTTTGGAGATGATCCCAAT CCACTTCCCGAGACTGTGACCCTTGTCGAAGAAATTGTCGTGGAGTATGTAACAGATCTG GCACATAAAGCTCAAGATATCGGATCAAAGAGAGGAAAGTTATCGGTTGAGGATTTTCTGTTTCTAATTCGCAAG GACTTGCCGAAACTAAATCGGTGTACGGAATTGCTGTCAATGCAAGAGGAACTGAAGCAAGCAAGGAAGGCATTTGAGGTTGATGAAGACAAGCTAGCAACATTAGAGTAG
- the LOC107926366 gene encoding E3 ubiquitin-protein ligase RGLG2 — MGSTNSKEGSWRQSSSNRSNSLSSWDSYFFYPQSSYDPESPKYSYASPQYYPHLQHEPPYYPHTRDHGNDKTMLQRRYSSIADSYNSLDQVTEALANAGLESSNLIVGIDFTKSNMWTGKRSFNGKSLHHIGNDLNPYEQAISIIGKTLSVFDEDNLIPCFGFGDASTHDQDVFSFCPDNRFCNGFEEVLSRYRELVPHLRLAGPTSFAPIIEMAMTIVEQSCGQYHVLVIIADGQVTKSTDTGRDRLSPQEQKTIDVIVQASKLPLSIILVGVGDGPWDMMKEFDDNIPARAFDNFRFVNFTEIMSKNTTPSRKETEFAQTALMEIPSQYKATIELNILGNRTGNEPHRVPLPPRTYDAPYFNSSKPSCRTGFQPSVPPCPENTSHISPTPSAPISIYDSQLCPICLDNSKDMAFGCGHQTCEECSKDLETCPICRSPIGTKLKLYL, encoded by the exons ATGGGAAGTACTAATTCGAAAGAGGGAAGTTGGAGACAGAGTTCGTCGAATCGTTCTAATTCATTATCGTCATGGGATTCGTATTTTTTCTATCCTCAGTCTTCATATGATCCAGAAAGCCCCAAGTACAGCTACGCTTCTCCGCAATATTATCCGCATTTGCAACACGAGCCGCCATATTATCCGCATACACGAGACCATGGAAATGATAAAACGATGTTGCAGAGGAGGTATTCTAGTATTGCAGATAGCTACAACTCCTTAGATCAG GTAACGGAGGCTCTTGCGAATGCTGGACTCGAATCATCGAATCTCATTGTCGGTATCGATTTCACGAAGAGCAATATGTGGACAG GTAAAAGATCATTCAATGGCAAAAGTTTACACCATATCGGAAATGACTTGAATCCATATGAACAGGCAATATCGATCATTGGGAAAACCTTATCTGTCTTTGATGAAGATAATTTGATTCCTTGTTTCGGATTCGGTGATG CATCAACACATGATCAAGATGTCTTCAGTTTTTGCCCGGATAACCGATTTTGTAACGGATTCGAGGAAGTCTTAAGCCGATATAGAGAACTCGTGCCTCATCTACGTCTTGCAG GACCTACGTCGTTCGCTCCTATCATCGAAATGGCAATGACCATTGTCGAGCAGAGCTGTGGCCAGTACCATGTGTTAGTGATAATCGCCGATGGGCAGGTAACTAAAAGTACCGATACTGGACGGGATCGGCTAAGTCCGCAAGAGCAGAAAACTATTGATGTCATAGTACAAGCAAG CAAGCTTCCATTGTCGATTATATTGGTCGGTGTCGGAGATGGACCGTGGGACATGATGAAAGAGTTCGACGACAACATTCCAGCTCGAGCTTTTGATAATTTCCGG TTCGTGAATTTCACGGAAATTATGTCGAAGAATACAACTCCATCGCGCAAGGAAACGGAATTTGCACAAACTGCCTTAATGGAGATTCCATCACAGTACAAAGCTACCATTGAGCTTAACATTTTGGG CAATCGGACAGGAAATGAACCGCATAGAGTTCCCCTACCTCCGCGTACTTACGATGCCCCATATTTCAACAGCTCGAAACCGTCTTGCCGTACCGGTTTCCAACCAAGCGTCCCACCCTGTCCAGAAAATACGAGTCATATCAGCCCAACACCCTCAGCTCCAATTTCCATTTACGATAGCCAG CTTTGTCCCATTTGTCTTGATAACTCGAAAGACATGGCATTTGGTTGCGGCCATCAGACATGTGAAGAATGTTCGAAAGATCTTGAGACATGTCCGATATGCCGGAGTCCGATCGGAACGAAATTGAAGCTATACTTGTGA
- the LOC107926354 gene encoding pre-rRNA-processing protein ESF2 produces MTEEENREFDVDVDDNDDDGFEDENNIPKSQNKKRKKKKLLKEGGDADNRGVCYLSRVPPHMDHVKLRQLLSQYGEILRIYLTPSGHQPQVKGKRPRPSKVQEQEFSEGWVEFARKGIAKRVANMLNGEQIGGRKRSSFYYDIWNIKYLSKFKWDDLTEEIAYKSAIREQKLALEISAAKRERDFYLSKVDQSRKLSSIEERMKKKQKVQEESGMNSELPVSQNKVIRQFPQKKSVVVDTSQGKPRLSKDVLAGIFSRV; encoded by the exons ATGACTGAAGAAGAAAACCGAGAGTTTGATGTTGATgttgatgataatgatgatgatggcTTTGAAGATGAAAATAATATACCCAAAAGCCAGAAtaagaagaggaaaaagaagaaattgttgAAGGAAGGTGGTGATGCTGATAATCGTGGGGTTTGTTATTTAAGCAGAGTTCCACCGCATATGGATCATGTTAAACTACGCCAATTGCTTTCTCAGTATGGTGAAATTCTTAGGATTTATCTCACTCCTTCCG GCCATCAACCCCAAGTAAAAGGTAAACGCCCTAGACCTTCTAAAGTTCAAGAACAAGAATTTTCTGAAGG gtGGGTTGAATTTGCTAGAAAAGGGATTGCAAAGAGGGTTGCTAATATGTTAAACGGTGAACAAATTG GTGGGAGGAAGAGGTCATCGTTCTATTATGACATTTGGAATATCAAATACTTGAGTAAATTCAAATGGGATGATCTTACTGAAGAAATTG CTTACAAGAGTGCAATTAGGGAGCAGAAGTTGGCTTTAGAAATCTCTGCTGCCAAGAGGGAGCGTGATTTCTATCTTTCGAAGGTTGACCAATCTCGTAAGCTAAGTTCAATTGAAGAGCGAATGAAGAAG AAGCAAAAGGTGCAAGAGGAGTCTGGAATGAACTCCGAGCTGCCGGTTAGCCAGAATAAGGTGATCCGCCAATTTCCACAGAAAAAATCAGTTGTAGTCGATACATCTCAAGGCAAACCGAGACTCTCTAAAGATGTTCTTGCAGGG ATATTTTCTCGGGTTTAG
- the LOC107926356 gene encoding ras-related protein RABB1b, with protein sequence MSYDYLFKYIIIGDTGVGKSCLLLQFTDKRFQPVHDLTIGVEFGARMVTVDGRPIKLQIWDTAGQESFRSITRSYYRGAAGALLVYDITRRETFNHLASWLEDARQHANPNMAVTVIGNKCDLSQRRAVSKEEGEQFAKDYGLSFLETSARTSQNAEEAFIMTAAKILRNIQEGIFDPSNESCGIKTGYGRGQGTLGTSGTVGQTGGCCG encoded by the exons ATGTCTTACGACTATCTTTTCAAGTACATTATCATCGGTGACACTG GCGTGGGAAAATCATGTTTGCTCTTGCAGTTTACAGATAAAAGATTCCAACCGGTTCATGATCTAACCATCGGTGTTGAATTCGGTGCTCGGATGGTCACCGTTGATGGCAGACCCATCAAACTTCAAATTTGGGATACT GCTGGACAAGAATCCTTCAGATCCATCACCAGATCTTACTACAGAGGAGCAGCAGGAGCTCTTCTTGTCTATGATATAACCAG GAGAGAGACATTTAATCATCTAGCTAGCTGGTTGGAGGATGCTCGACAGCATGCGAATCCAAACATGGCGGTCACGGTCATTGGAAACAAATGTGATCTTTCTCAACGGAGGGCTGTTAGCAAAGAAGAGGGTGAACAGTTTGCAAAGGATTATGGACTTTCATTCTTGGAAACTTCTGCAAGGACATCTCAAAATGCTGAAGAG GCATTCATAATGACTGCTGCAAAGATCCTTCGGAACATTCAAGAAGGAATCTTTGATCCATCCAATGAG TCATGCGGCATCAAGACCGGCTACGGACGTGGACAAGGTACATTGGGTACAAGTGGAACCGTTGGTCAGACAGGCGGCTGTTGCGGTTAG
- the LOC107926569 gene encoding proteasome subunit beta type-7-A isoform X2: MSKSVIEMPPKGGFSFDLCKRNEMLSKKGVNPPSFRKTGTTIVGLIFQDGVILGADTRATEGLIVCDKNCEKIHYMAPNIYCCGAGTAADTEAVTDMVSSQLQLHRYHTGRESRVVTALTLLKRHLFNYQGYVSAALVLGGVDVTGPHLHTIYPHGSTDTLPFATMGSGSLAAMAVFESKYREGLTRNEGIELVTEAICSGIFNDLGSGSNVDICVITKGGKEYLRNHLQPNPRTYTSSKGYSFPKKTEVLLTKIIPLKEKVEIIEGGDAMEE, from the exons atgTCGAAATCGGTGATTGAAATGCCTCCAAAGGGTGGGTTTAGCTTCGATCTTTGTAAAAGAAACGAGATGCTTTCAAAGAAAGGCGTTAATCCGCCGTCATTTCGTAAAACGGGTACCACAATTGTCGGCTTGATCTTCCAG GATGGTGTAATTCTTGGAGCAGACACTAGAGCAACTGAAGGACTTATAGTTTGCgataaaaattgtgaaaaaattcaTTACATGGCCCCGAACATTTACTGTTGTGGAGCTGGAACTGCTGCTGACACAGAGGCTGTAACTG ACATGGTCAGTTCACAGCTCCAGTTACACCGCTATCATACTGGTAGAGAGTCCAGGGTTGTGACAGCATTGACCCTTCTCAAGAGACACCTTTTCAA CTACCAAGGCTATGTTTCTGCTGCTTTGGTACTAGGTGGTGTAGATGTCACTGGGCCTCATTTGCATACT ATATATCCCCATGGGTCAACTGACACATTGCCATTTGCTACAATGGGTTCTGGTTCCCTGGCAGCAATGGCTGTATTTGAATCAAAATACAGGGAAGGCCTTACT AGAAACGAAGGAATAGAACTTGTCACTGAGGCTATATGCTCTGGTATCTTCAATGACCTCGGTAGTGGAAgcaatgttgatatttgtgtaaTAACTAAG GGTGGCAAAGAATACTTGAGGAACCATTTACAACCTAATCCTCGAACTTACACCAGCTCCAAAGGCTATTCTTTTCCCAAGAAGACAG AGGTCCTCTTGACAAAAATCATACCCCTTAAGGAGAAAGTGGAGATCATCGAAGGAGGCGACGCCATGGAAGAATGA
- the LOC107926569 gene encoding proteasome subunit beta type-7-A isoform X1 has protein sequence MSKSVIEMPPKGGFSFDLCKRNEMLSKKGVNPPSFRKTGTTIVGLIFQDGVILGADTRATEGLIVCDKNCEKIHYMAPNIYCCGAGTAADTEAVTDMVSSQLQLHRYHTGRESRVVTALTLLKRHLFNYQGYVSAALVLGGVDVTGPHLHTIYPHGSTDTLPFATMGSGSLAAMAVFESKYREGLTRNEGIELVTEAICSGIFNDLGSGSNVDICVITKGGKEYLRNHLQPNPRTYTSSKGYSFPKKTVSKMVLELSASRKTKTRRGPLDKNHTP, from the exons atgTCGAAATCGGTGATTGAAATGCCTCCAAAGGGTGGGTTTAGCTTCGATCTTTGTAAAAGAAACGAGATGCTTTCAAAGAAAGGCGTTAATCCGCCGTCATTTCGTAAAACGGGTACCACAATTGTCGGCTTGATCTTCCAG GATGGTGTAATTCTTGGAGCAGACACTAGAGCAACTGAAGGACTTATAGTTTGCgataaaaattgtgaaaaaattcaTTACATGGCCCCGAACATTTACTGTTGTGGAGCTGGAACTGCTGCTGACACAGAGGCTGTAACTG ACATGGTCAGTTCACAGCTCCAGTTACACCGCTATCATACTGGTAGAGAGTCCAGGGTTGTGACAGCATTGACCCTTCTCAAGAGACACCTTTTCAA CTACCAAGGCTATGTTTCTGCTGCTTTGGTACTAGGTGGTGTAGATGTCACTGGGCCTCATTTGCATACT ATATATCCCCATGGGTCAACTGACACATTGCCATTTGCTACAATGGGTTCTGGTTCCCTGGCAGCAATGGCTGTATTTGAATCAAAATACAGGGAAGGCCTTACT AGAAACGAAGGAATAGAACTTGTCACTGAGGCTATATGCTCTGGTATCTTCAATGACCTCGGTAGTGGAAgcaatgttgatatttgtgtaaTAACTAAG GGTGGCAAAGAATACTTGAGGAACCATTTACAACCTAATCCTCGAACTTACACCAGCTCCAAAGGCTATTCTTTTCCCAAGAAGACAG TGTCCAAAATGGTGTTGGAGTTAAGTGCTTCAAGAAAAACTAAGACGCGAAG AGGTCCTCTTGACAAAAATCATACCCCTTAA
- the LOC107926566 gene encoding mitochondrial inner membrane protease ATP23: protein MEEESYKKSEGCTIKECQDMIQRSLRTPMVKFLMEHMEKTGCKVGDNFIKAVNCNRKMGGGYVRGEGIVVCSDQVKIQDDVSQVVIHELIHAYDECRASNLDWTNCAHHACSEIRAGHLSGDCHYKREFLRGFMKIRGHEQDCVRRRVMKSVIANPFCSETAAKDAMEAVWDICYNDTKPFDRAP from the exons ATGGAAGAAGAATCTTACAAGAAATCTGAAGGCTGCACCATTAAGGAATGCCAAGACATGATTCAAAGAAGTCTACGGA CTCCAATGGTGAAATTTTTGATGGAGCATATGGAGAAAACAGGGTGTAAGGTAGGAGATAATTTCATCAAGGCAGTTAATTGCAACAGGAAGATGGGTGGAGGCTATGTTCGTGGCGAAGGA ATAGTGGTGTGTAGCGACCAAGTGAAGATACAAGATGATGTCAGTCAAGTAGTTATACATGAGCTTATTCACGCATATGATGAATGCCGTGCTTCAAATTTGGACTGGACAAATTGTGCTCATCATGCCTGTAGTGAG ATTCGTGCTGGCCATCTAAGTGGTGATTGCCACTACAAACGGGAATTTCTGCGGGGTTTTATGAAGATAAGGGGCCATGAACAA GACTGTGTGAGAAGAAGAGTTATGAAATCGGTGATAGCTAACCCTTTCTGCTCCGAAACAGCCGCAAAGGATGCCATGGAGGCTGTGTGGGATATCTGTTATAATGACACAAAGCCCTTTGACAGAGCTCCTTGA